Proteins encoded together in one Armatimonadota bacterium window:
- a CDS encoding PspA/IM30 family protein: MKRFWRWLTGLFHKTMDRLEDPDIMLDQAKREMQEGLIANRERAVQAIAQKNKLQYELDMAQKRSVELEKKAIMALQQGNRDLARQFVREKAGNDSVLGNLQTSYDQACQAVEAVKVAVKRQEEEVRRKTAEALALKAQWKQAQIQSSITKALEGLTFENQFETFGAAAEKIRDAQAEAAARQEMFGSSLQGKIMAMEDQAMDYEAEEQLQALEAKVAAKNQPAAQAQEQVAEQTVSVGEGGAPPVDGAPAAPEVAESDLDRQLQELEKRMKPGG; this comes from the coding sequence ATGAAAAGATTCTGGCGCTGGCTCACGGGCCTCTTCCACAAGACGATGGATCGGTTGGAGGACCCGGACATCATGCTCGATCAGGCGAAGCGTGAGATGCAAGAGGGCCTCATCGCCAACCGTGAACGGGCCGTCCAGGCCATCGCCCAAAAGAACAAGCTGCAATACGAACTGGACATGGCGCAGAAGCGCTCGGTCGAGCTTGAAAAGAAGGCCATCATGGCCCTGCAACAGGGCAACCGAGACCTCGCCCGCCAGTTTGTGCGTGAAAAGGCCGGCAACGATTCGGTTCTTGGCAACCTGCAAACCTCCTATGACCAGGCCTGTCAGGCCGTGGAGGCCGTCAAGGTGGCAGTCAAGCGGCAAGAGGAAGAGGTTCGTCGCAAGACCGCCGAGGCCCTGGCACTCAAGGCCCAATGGAAGCAGGCTCAGATTCAAAGCTCGATCACCAAAGCGCTGGAAGGCCTGACCTTCGAGAACCAGTTCGAGACGTTCGGCGCTGCGGCCGAGAAGATTCGCGATGCCCAAGCCGAGGCTGCCGCGCGGCAAGAGATGTTCGGTTCCAGCCTTCAGGGCAAGATCATGGCGATGGAAGACCAAGCCATGGACTACGAGGCCGAAGAGCAATTGCAGGCGCTGGAAGCCAAGGTGGCTGCCAAGAACCAGCCGGCGGCCCAGGCACAGGAGCAGGTCGCAGAACAAACGGTTTCCGTGGGAGAGGGTGGCGCGCCCCCTGTGGATGGCGCTCCGGCCGCGCCCGAAGTGGCCGAGTCGGACCTCGACAGGCAGCTCCAGGAGCTTGAGAAGCGCATGAAGCCGGGCGGCTGA
- a CDS encoding DUF167 domain-containing protein, which produces MAKSEPNEASLNVKVAPRASRTQVSLQPDGSVKVWVTAPPADGQANEAVIEALSRALSTAKSNLEITRGHSGRDKIVKVLGLSAAEVQRRLSD; this is translated from the coding sequence ATGGCCAAGTCCGAACCTAACGAGGCGTCGCTCAACGTGAAGGTGGCCCCTCGTGCCTCCAGAACCCAAGTGTCCCTTCAGCCCGATGGTTCTGTCAAAGTGTGGGTCACCGCGCCGCCTGCCGACGGGCAAGCCAACGAAGCCGTCATCGAGGCTCTTTCAAGAGCGCTTTCGACGGCAAAATCGAACCTGGAGATCACGCGCGGGCATTCAGGCAGGGACAAAATCGTGAAGGTCTTGGGGTTGTCCGCCGCAGAGGTCCAGCGGCGGCTCTCGGACTAG
- a CDS encoding PEP-CTERM sorting domain-containing protein, whose protein sequence is MKRALRLSFATMAAIGVLAAQSLSVVTLATSGSTVELADNGADAGMAYTWLLGGKDHLYEERYFFRTSPNDVFHSLGDLGFTGYIHPLANLAVFYYDGFGVHIEVSYYLTGGLLTADLAESVLVQNVSGQTAYFDLIEYDDFDLNQTIGPDTAQIMGDHAIKQWDGNIAINAEVVTAPPATFKEVRGFAGLRNDITGTPGYMLNPANNFHVGDATFGFQWVFELGPNEEFLMSKDKLLVVPEPTTLLAFAGLAALALRKRR, encoded by the coding sequence ATGAAGAGGGCATTGCGCCTGTCATTCGCGACGATGGCCGCCATCGGCGTCCTCGCCGCCCAATCACTTTCCGTGGTGACCCTGGCCACATCAGGATCCACCGTCGAACTCGCCGACAACGGTGCAGATGCAGGCATGGCCTACACCTGGCTGCTAGGCGGGAAGGACCACCTTTATGAGGAGCGGTACTTCTTCCGTACCAGCCCCAATGACGTGTTTCACTCGCTCGGCGATCTCGGGTTCACCGGGTACATCCATCCGCTGGCCAATCTCGCCGTGTTCTATTACGATGGGTTTGGAGTGCACATCGAGGTCAGCTACTACTTGACCGGAGGGCTCCTGACGGCTGACCTTGCTGAAAGCGTCCTTGTACAAAACGTAAGTGGGCAGACCGCCTACTTCGACCTGATCGAGTACGACGACTTTGATCTCAACCAGACGATTGGGCCGGACACGGCTCAAATCATGGGCGATCACGCTATCAAGCAATGGGATGGCAACATCGCCATCAATGCTGAAGTAGTGACGGCGCCACCGGCGACCTTCAAAGAAGTTCGCGGCTTCGCAGGGCTTCGGAACGACATCACGGGCACTCCCGGATACATGCTGAACCCTGCGAACAACTTCCATGTGGGAGACGCGACGTTCGGGTTCCAGTGGGTCTTCGAGCTCGGTCCGAACGAGGAATTCCTGATGAGCAAGGACAAGCTCTTGGTGGTTCCCGAGCCGACGACGCTACTGGCGTTCGCGGGCCTGGCAGCCCTTGCCCTTCGAAAGCGACGATAA
- a CDS encoding VOC family protein, giving the protein MTITGVGTAICQVEDMDRSVAFYRDLLGLRAEYVTPYWSSVFAGSFRIGLHPAFEGSTLPFAEPGKGWTVVLSVDDIAGLRAKLEAAGVSIRGDYHDTPGGVILNFVDPDGHNLQAMQEGAKAAELK; this is encoded by the coding sequence ATGACGATTACAGGAGTGGGTACCGCCATATGTCAGGTGGAGGACATGGACCGTTCTGTCGCGTTCTATCGCGACCTGCTCGGCTTGAGGGCCGAATATGTGACTCCCTATTGGTCCAGCGTGTTTGCGGGCTCGTTTCGCATCGGGCTGCATCCTGCGTTCGAGGGTTCGACTTTGCCGTTTGCGGAGCCGGGCAAAGGCTGGACCGTGGTGCTCTCAGTGGACGACATCGCCGGCTTGCGGGCGAAGCTCGAAGCTGCTGGAGTTTCGATTCGAGGCGACTACCACGACACGCCCGGCGGAGTGATCCTCAACTTCGTCGATCCAGACGGGCACAACTTGCAGGCCATGCAGGAAGGGGCGAAGGCCGCGGAGCTGAAGTGA
- a CDS encoding preprotein translocase subunit SecA, producing MVQYLRKMFDTSKKDVEALYPVVDQINAFEPALEGLTDDQLRAKTDEFRDRLKSGATLDDILPEAFAAVREASKRTLGMRHFDVQMMGGIVLHNGRISEMKTGEGKTLVATLAMYLNAIDGQGSHLVTVNDYLARRDAVWMGPIYHALGLTVGIIQGQSEDSDELGGSYLYTPGADVAGDPRYVNLVPCERRQAYLCDIVYGTNHEYGFDYLRDNMAFQKEHLVMRQLNFAIVDEVDSILIDEARTPHIISGPSNDDVSYYKMIDEVVKKLQPEIHFTAQKKDHQVSMTEEGMDYVEELMDVDNMANDPKLMHHVNAGVKAYALFDKDVDYVVRGREVVLVDDNTGRLMFGRRLSDGLHQALEAKEGVPVQRESQTVAVITFQNLFRLYDKLAGMTGTAKTEEDEFRKIYGLDVVTIPTHRDMIRTDHPDIIYKTLEAKFRGIAWEIMRLFVKQQPVLVGTRSIEMSERVSARLTSEMLQKMVLASKLRWHSEVKKDMPKDLKTDAAKLIEQDLDAVSVKEFGAILVKMGQSGDPLSAEVMDWALKEFELTSDNKEYWDEAIRKGIPHSVLNAKFHEREALVIAEAGRKGQITIATNMAGRGVDILLGGRIFDEQIDLARKSKGDVELESGAGGGFRRGGNTERAAPPLPLDDQERRGLAEEVRKLGGLYILGTERHEARRIDNQLRGRSGRQGDPGESRFFVSLEDMLWKIFNANMLENPLLKAWPPMEQVDAKFLSGMIRKTQERIEHHFFEARKHVLEYDDVLNAQREKIYSMRRDILMGKHVREDLQGYIDQMVVDVVHGCFTYDENQARQAFDFDTLYSELNELFPLVDYATVDELKELGPGDALDRRCIELAHQAYEDKANSLGEDVMGWLEQHVMLRAVNDKWMDHLQMVDYIREGIGLRGYGQVDPLIAYKRETFDLFEGTLRQIREQAVRMIYHANVQVNQEQPQQPQEAAPQMQRIDDADLAAGDVAQAITGSRSVAAGSMPATSGDLSRVDWKKVGRNDPCPCGSGKKFKACHYHEMRSQGII from the coding sequence ATGGTTCAATATCTGCGAAAAATGTTTGATACATCCAAGAAGGATGTAGAGGCGTTGTATCCGGTCGTCGATCAGATCAATGCGTTCGAGCCCGCCTTGGAGGGGCTCACCGACGATCAGCTCAGGGCCAAGACCGACGAGTTTCGGGACCGCCTCAAATCCGGCGCGACCCTAGACGACATCCTTCCTGAAGCTTTTGCCGCCGTTCGCGAAGCCAGCAAGCGCACCCTCGGCATGAGGCACTTCGACGTCCAGATGATGGGCGGCATCGTGCTGCACAACGGCCGCATCTCTGAGATGAAGACTGGTGAAGGCAAGACCCTCGTCGCCACGCTCGCAATGTATCTGAACGCCATCGATGGCCAGGGCTCGCACCTTGTCACGGTCAACGACTACCTCGCCCGACGCGACGCCGTCTGGATGGGCCCGATCTACCATGCCCTGGGCCTCACCGTTGGCATCATCCAGGGCCAAAGCGAGGATTCCGACGAACTCGGCGGCAGCTACCTTTATACGCCCGGCGCCGACGTGGCGGGCGACCCGCGCTACGTCAACCTCGTGCCGTGCGAGCGCCGCCAGGCCTATCTCTGCGACATCGTCTACGGCACCAACCACGAGTACGGATTCGACTATCTGCGCGACAACATGGCGTTCCAGAAGGAGCATCTCGTGATGCGCCAGCTCAACTTCGCCATCGTCGACGAGGTGGACTCGATCCTGATCGACGAAGCCCGAACGCCCCACATCATCAGCGGCCCCTCGAACGACGACGTCAGCTACTACAAGATGATCGATGAAGTGGTCAAGAAGCTGCAGCCGGAGATTCACTTTACGGCGCAGAAGAAGGACCACCAGGTCTCCATGACCGAAGAGGGCATGGACTACGTGGAAGAGCTGATGGACGTGGACAACATGGCCAACGACCCCAAGCTCATGCACCACGTGAACGCGGGCGTGAAGGCCTATGCGCTCTTCGATAAGGACGTGGACTACGTCGTACGCGGAAGGGAAGTGGTGCTCGTGGACGACAACACCGGCCGCCTGATGTTCGGCCGCCGGCTGTCGGACGGCCTGCACCAGGCGCTCGAAGCGAAAGAGGGTGTTCCCGTTCAACGAGAGAGCCAAACCGTCGCGGTCATCACCTTCCAGAACCTATTCCGCCTCTACGACAAGCTCGCCGGCATGACCGGTACCGCCAAGACGGAAGAGGACGAGTTTCGAAAGATCTATGGCCTGGACGTGGTCACCATCCCCACGCACCGCGACATGATCCGAACGGACCACCCGGACATCATTTACAAGACGCTCGAAGCCAAGTTCCGGGGCATTGCCTGGGAGATCATGCGGCTGTTCGTCAAGCAGCAGCCGGTGCTCGTGGGCACGCGCTCGATCGAGATGTCGGAACGCGTTTCGGCCCGGCTGACCAGCGAAATGCTGCAAAAGATGGTGCTCGCTTCCAAGCTGCGCTGGCATTCCGAGGTCAAGAAGGACATGCCGAAAGACCTCAAGACGGATGCGGCCAAGCTGATCGAGCAAGACCTTGATGCGGTTTCGGTTAAGGAGTTTGGCGCGATCCTGGTCAAGATGGGCCAGAGCGGCGACCCTCTATCCGCCGAGGTCATGGATTGGGCGCTGAAAGAGTTCGAGCTCACCTCGGACAACAAGGAGTATTGGGACGAGGCGATCAGAAAGGGCATCCCGCACAGCGTTTTGAACGCGAAGTTCCACGAGAGGGAGGCGTTGGTCATCGCCGAAGCGGGCCGGAAGGGCCAGATTACGATCGCCACCAACATGGCAGGTCGAGGCGTAGACATTCTGCTGGGTGGGCGCATCTTCGACGAGCAGATCGACCTCGCTCGCAAATCGAAGGGCGACGTCGAACTCGAATCGGGCGCCGGTGGCGGGTTCCGACGTGGCGGCAACACCGAGCGCGCAGCCCCCCCGCTTCCCCTGGATGACCAAGAGCGGCGAGGCCTCGCCGAAGAGGTCCGCAAGCTCGGCGGACTCTACATTCTGGGCACCGAGCGCCACGAGGCCAGGCGCATCGACAACCAGCTTCGCGGCCGATCGGGCCGTCAGGGCGACCCGGGCGAGAGTCGGTTCTTCGTATCGCTGGAAGACATGCTCTGGAAGATCTTCAACGCGAACATGCTCGAAAATCCGCTGCTGAAGGCTTGGCCGCCGATGGAGCAGGTGGACGCCAAGTTCCTATCCGGAATGATCCGCAAAACCCAAGAAAGGATCGAGCATCACTTCTTCGAGGCTCGAAAGCACGTGTTGGAGTACGACGACGTGCTGAACGCCCAGCGCGAGAAAATCTACTCGATGCGCCGCGACATCCTGATGGGCAAGCATGTGCGTGAAGACCTTCAGGGCTACATCGACCAGATGGTCGTCGACGTGGTGCACGGCTGCTTCACGTACGATGAGAATCAGGCGCGCCAAGCATTCGACTTCGACACGCTCTATTCGGAGCTCAACGAGCTTTTCCCACTCGTGGACTACGCAACCGTGGACGAGCTGAAGGAATTGGGGCCGGGCGACGCCTTGGACCGGCGTTGCATCGAACTGGCGCACCAGGCCTATGAAGACAAGGCCAACAGCCTTGGCGAAGACGTCATGGGCTGGTTAGAGCAGCACGTCATGCTTCGCGCTGTGAATGACAAGTGGATGGACCACCTGCAGATGGTGGACTACATTCGCGAGGGCATCGGCCTGCGCGGCTACGGCCAGGTGGACCCGCTGATCGCCTACAAGCGCGAGACGTTCGACCTCTTCGAGGGCACGCTCAGACAGATCAGGGAGCAGGCGGTTCGAATGATCTATCACGCGAACGTGCAGGTCAACCAAGAGCAGCCCCAACAGCCGCAGGAAGCTGCGCCGCAGATGCAACGCATCGACGATGCAGACCTCGCAGCCGGCGACGTGGCTCAAGCCATCACCGGATCTCGCAGCGTAGCCGCCGGTTCCATGCCGGCGACGAGCGGCGACCTTTCGCGGGTTGACTGGAAGAAGGTCGGCCGGAACGACCCTTGCCCCTGCGGCAGCGGAAAGAAGTTCAAGGCCTGTCACTACCACGAGATGCGGTCGCAGGGCATCATCTAG
- a CDS encoding PEP-CTERM sorting domain-containing protein — MKRINLIASIGAALFAASSAVAQVNPPSWFNMQGPDDTALCLEFNSSTSINVASILWNPFGTPNMSGSIFWADQVTNHQGVIGAPPGETANLDLFIPNSRDSHRKKLFWVQVDWYVDGNSGFGGNLTTPGGEQIVFTDDSQVDIGGGWIRQTRNGYIIPQPESETWHFEWNGGSNSQNGAWMDNFCFGTICVPVPEPGSLAVLGIGVLAFARKRRK; from the coding sequence ATGAAACGCATCAACTTGATTGCGAGCATAGGAGCTGCGCTCTTCGCAGCGTCATCCGCAGTGGCTCAGGTGAATCCTCCGTCGTGGTTTAACATGCAAGGCCCAGATGACACCGCGCTTTGCCTTGAGTTCAACAGCTCGACGTCGATCAACGTGGCGTCCATCTTGTGGAATCCGTTCGGAACTCCCAACATGAGCGGCAGCATTTTCTGGGCAGACCAGGTCACCAACCACCAAGGTGTGATTGGAGCGCCCCCTGGAGAAACCGCAAATCTCGACCTGTTCATCCCGAACAGTCGAGACAGCCATCGCAAAAAGTTGTTCTGGGTTCAGGTGGACTGGTACGTCGACGGCAACTCCGGATTTGGCGGAAACCTGACCACTCCTGGCGGAGAGCAGATTGTCTTCACAGACGATAGCCAGGTTGACATCGGCGGTGGGTGGATTCGCCAGACCCGTAACGGCTACATCATCCCTCAACCGGAGTCTGAGACCTGGCACTTCGAGTGGAACGGCGGCAGCAACTCTCAGAACGGCGCCTGGATGGACAACTTCTGCTTCGGCACGATCTGCGTGCCGGTCCCTGAGCCGGGGAGCCTGGCGGTGCTGGGCATTGGCGTTCTTGCGTTCGCCCGAAAACGACGCAAGTAA
- a CDS encoding NAD(P)/FAD-dependent oxidoreductase: METKDVTIIGGGPVGLFAAFYAGMRGLSVRIVDSLPELGGQLTALYPEKYVFDMPGFPKVLAKDLAAGMAQQGRSFHPEVLLEETVRRLSANEDGYILTTASGQELGTRTLIIAAGAGAFTPTKVGVDREEHFEGRGLTYGVRDKASLEGKVVAIVGGGDSAFDWCLNLLGHAKSITLVHRRDVFRALEDSVEKVQASDVAMKLWSVITELHGEDRLEAVTVQNKQSGETERLPLDALVVTIGFKSSLGPILDWGLELEKQQIKVSPITKETNLPGVFAVGDVCTYEGKLKLIATGVGEAVSAVCHAKQRLDPSAKLFPGHSSDMELGL; this comes from the coding sequence ATGGAAACCAAGGATGTCACGATCATCGGCGGAGGCCCAGTCGGGCTCTTCGCCGCCTTCTATGCGGGCATGCGCGGGCTCAGCGTACGCATCGTGGACAGCCTCCCCGAACTGGGAGGCCAGTTGACGGCGCTGTATCCGGAGAAGTACGTCTTCGATATGCCCGGCTTTCCGAAGGTCCTCGCCAAAGACCTCGCCGCAGGTATGGCGCAGCAGGGCCGGTCGTTTCATCCGGAAGTCCTGCTCGAAGAAACCGTTCGCAGGCTCTCTGCCAATGAGGACGGCTACATTCTGACGACGGCTTCTGGCCAAGAACTGGGCACGCGTACGCTCATCATCGCGGCTGGCGCAGGCGCCTTCACCCCTACCAAGGTCGGCGTGGACCGTGAGGAGCACTTCGAGGGCCGTGGGCTGACTTATGGGGTGCGCGACAAAGCCTCACTCGAAGGCAAAGTCGTGGCCATCGTCGGCGGAGGCGATAGCGCGTTCGACTGGTGCCTCAATCTCCTCGGGCACGCCAAGTCGATTACCCTGGTCCACCGGCGCGACGTGTTCCGCGCGCTGGAGGACAGCGTCGAAAAGGTCCAGGCTTCCGATGTGGCGATGAAGCTCTGGAGCGTGATCACGGAGCTTCACGGCGAAGACCGCCTGGAGGCGGTGACAGTTCAAAACAAGCAGTCCGGTGAAACTGAAAGACTGCCCCTCGATGCCCTCGTGGTCACCATCGGATTCAAGTCCTCGCTCGGACCCATCTTGGACTGGGGCCTGGAGCTTGAGAAGCAGCAGATCAAGGTGAGCCCCATCACGAAGGAGACCAACTTGCCGGGGGTGTTCGCGGTAGGGGATGTCTGCACCTATGAAGGCAAGCTGAAGCTGATTGCGACGGGTGTCGGCGAGGCGGTTTCGGCGGTCTGCCACGCCAAGCAGAGGCTCGATCCCTCCGCCAAGCTCTTTCCGGGCCATAGCTCAGATATGGAGCTTGGGCTGTAG